From Nguyenibacter vanlangensis, one genomic window encodes:
- a CDS encoding amylo-alpha-1,6-glucosidase, with protein MDVQTDTHPSPHEPATQDAFPVAAKSLLSERRLHTLKQGDMFGVFDQTGDILFGDGIADGLYFHDTRYLSGLSLSLQGTRPILLSSTVRENNVMLSVDLTNTDIEGPEGTDTPAMNHDLLHVRRSRFLWNRVCYERLEIRNFDVVPRTALLDIRFSADFADLFEARGSTRARRGTRLPPQVGESEVSLAYDGLDGRRRTTQLRFWPPPASLDARHAAFRFDLAPGKRVLIHYEVECDPDGQHEARPNRRFLSGAVEARRALRLSSSRAAAIATSNEIFNEAIRRCICDIYMLLTDKKTGPYPYAGVPWFSTAFGRDALITAMLTLWLDPEIARGVLNYLARHQAHIEDPVADAEPGKILHEVRHGEMAELGEVPFRHYYGSIDSTPLFVMLAGQYLERTGDVTLLTSIWPNIERAIEWIDRYGDRDGDGFVEYGRRNKEGLVNQGWKDSWDSVFHADGTLAEGPIALCEVQAYVYAARRAAAVIGRRLGKTAYADRQDQHAESLRVAFNARFWIEELGTYALALDGQKRPCRVRSSNAGHILLTDIATPDRVPCVVEGLMHRSSFTGWGIRTIPEGEARYNPMAYHNGSVWPHDNALIGLGLARHGYRNEAERLFRGMFDAAFYTDLRRLPELFCGFTRNRAEGPVRYPVACSPQAWAAATLPALIQSTLGLGFDPAAVAVHFERPRLPEFLQEMTLYNLEVGGERVTVRLVRAGEEVAINVVERTESIRVQIAS; from the coding sequence ATGGACGTTCAGACCGACACCCACCCGTCCCCCCACGAGCCGGCGACCCAGGACGCGTTCCCGGTCGCGGCGAAGTCGCTGCTGTCCGAACGGCGGCTGCATACGCTCAAGCAGGGAGACATGTTCGGCGTCTTCGACCAGACGGGCGATATCCTGTTCGGCGACGGGATCGCGGACGGGCTGTATTTCCACGATACGCGCTATCTGTCCGGGCTGTCCCTGAGCCTGCAGGGCACGCGGCCGATCCTGCTGTCCTCGACGGTGCGCGAAAACAACGTCATGCTGTCGGTCGACCTGACCAATACCGATATCGAAGGCCCGGAGGGGACCGATACCCCGGCGATGAACCACGACCTGCTGCATGTGCGGCGGTCGCGCTTTCTGTGGAACCGCGTCTGCTACGAACGTCTGGAGATCCGCAATTTCGACGTCGTGCCGCGCACCGCGCTGCTGGATATCCGTTTTTCGGCCGATTTCGCCGATCTGTTCGAGGCGCGCGGCTCGACCCGCGCGCGGCGCGGCACCCGCCTGCCGCCCCAGGTCGGCGAGAGCGAGGTCAGCCTGGCCTATGACGGGCTGGACGGCCGCCGGCGCACCACGCAACTGCGCTTCTGGCCGCCGCCGGCGTCGCTGGATGCCCGGCATGCCGCCTTTCGCTTCGACCTGGCGCCGGGCAAGCGGGTACTGATCCATTACGAGGTCGAATGCGACCCCGACGGCCAGCACGAGGCCCGGCCGAACCGGCGCTTCCTGTCCGGGGCGGTCGAGGCGCGGCGCGCGCTGCGCCTGTCCTCGTCCCGCGCGGCGGCGATCGCCACCTCGAACGAGATCTTCAACGAGGCCATCCGTCGCTGCATCTGCGACATCTACATGCTGCTGACCGACAAGAAGACGGGCCCGTATCCCTATGCCGGGGTGCCGTGGTTCAGCACCGCCTTCGGCCGCGACGCGCTGATCACCGCGATGCTGACCCTGTGGCTGGACCCCGAGATCGCGCGCGGGGTGCTGAATTACCTGGCCCGCCACCAGGCCCATATCGAGGACCCGGTGGCCGACGCCGAGCCGGGCAAGATCCTGCACGAGGTCCGCCACGGCGAGATGGCCGAGCTGGGCGAGGTGCCGTTCCGCCATTATTACGGGTCGATCGATTCCACGCCGCTGTTCGTCATGCTGGCCGGCCAGTACCTGGAACGCACGGGCGACGTCACGCTGCTGACCAGCATCTGGCCGAATATCGAGCGCGCCATCGAATGGATCGACCGCTATGGCGACCGCGACGGCGACGGGTTCGTGGAATATGGCCGCCGTAACAAGGAAGGGCTGGTCAACCAGGGCTGGAAGGATAGCTGGGACAGCGTCTTCCACGCGGACGGGACGCTGGCCGAGGGCCCGATCGCGCTGTGCGAGGTCCAGGCCTATGTCTATGCCGCGCGGCGGGCCGCCGCCGTGATCGGGCGCCGGCTGGGCAAGACGGCCTATGCCGACCGGCAGGACCAGCATGCCGAATCCCTGCGCGTGGCCTTCAACGCCCGGTTCTGGATCGAGGAGCTGGGCACCTATGCGCTGGCGCTGGACGGGCAGAAGCGGCCCTGCCGCGTGCGGTCGTCCAATGCCGGGCACATCCTGCTGACCGACATCGCGACGCCGGATCGCGTGCCGTGCGTGGTCGAGGGACTGATGCACCGGTCGTCCTTCACGGGCTGGGGCATCCGCACCATCCCCGAGGGCGAGGCGCGCTATAACCCGATGGCCTATCACAACGGGTCGGTCTGGCCGCACGACAATGCGCTGATCGGGCTGGGCCTGGCGCGCCACGGCTATCGCAACGAGGCCGAGCGCCTGTTCCGCGGCATGTTCGACGCCGCGTTCTATACCGACCTGCGCCGGCTGCCGGAGCTGTTCTGCGGCTTTACCCGCAACCGGGCCGAAGGGCCCGTGCGCTATCCGGTCGCGTGCTCGCCGCAGGCCTGGGCGGCGGCCACCCTGCCGGCGCTGATCCAGTCCACGCTGGGGCTCGGGTTCGATCCGGCGGCGGTGGCGGTGCATTTCGAACGGCCGCGCCTGCCCGAGTTCCTGCAGGAAATGACGCTGTACAACCTGGAGGTCGGTGGCGAGCGGGTCACGGTCCGCCTGGTGCGGGCGGGCGAGGAAGTCGCGATCAACGTGGTCGAGCGCACGGAGTCGATCCGCGTGCAGATCGCAAGCTGA
- a CDS encoding CorA family divalent cation transporter, producing MPDMIAQTERPLADPSLTDAADGLVWAVACAPGHRPVPLSSRQAAQYLGALPAFDPAGADKDADKETDGGKAERDGSWVWLHYDVVHTASRARVEAIACLPEEARATLAGTERGVRLEADGDAVYGALPGFDESMSDDDTNVSAWRFAALPGLLVTTRRHPVPALGAAYRWLQHDDTPRTPAEVVDFTLLEFADSVRRTLAMLDDQLDRAEDLLLTLDQHTDFGRISGLIGKVRRRSTELRRVTTPVDRIFHSEDLELPEWAEDDIRDRSQRQIHAALDDLMALQDRARALQDELASGQAEETNRRLYTVSIVTTLMLPATFVTGFFGMNTGGMFLASGAFGTVEAGFVCALFMGITWLLLKFAKLL from the coding sequence ATGCCCGATATGATTGCCCAGACCGAACGCCCGCTTGCAGATCCGTCGCTGACCGATGCCGCCGACGGCCTGGTCTGGGCGGTCGCGTGCGCGCCCGGGCATCGGCCGGTGCCGCTGTCCTCGCGCCAGGCGGCACAGTATCTGGGCGCCCTGCCCGCGTTCGATCCCGCCGGGGCGGACAAAGACGCGGACAAGGAGACGGATGGGGGGAAGGCCGAGCGGGACGGAAGCTGGGTCTGGCTGCATTACGACGTGGTGCACACCGCCAGCCGGGCCCGGGTCGAGGCGATCGCCTGCCTGCCCGAGGAAGCGCGCGCGACCCTGGCCGGCACCGAGCGCGGCGTGCGGCTGGAAGCCGACGGCGACGCGGTCTATGGCGCGCTGCCCGGCTTCGACGAGAGCATGAGCGACGACGACACCAACGTCTCGGCCTGGCGTTTCGCCGCCCTGCCCGGGCTGCTGGTCACGACGCGGCGCCATCCGGTGCCGGCGCTGGGCGCGGCCTATCGCTGGCTGCAGCATGACGACACGCCGCGCACCCCGGCCGAAGTCGTCGATTTCACGCTGCTGGAATTCGCCGACAGCGTGCGGCGCACGCTGGCCATGCTGGACGACCAGCTTGACCGGGCCGAGGATCTTCTGCTCACACTCGACCAGCATACCGATTTCGGCCGCATCAGCGGCCTGATCGGCAAGGTGCGGCGCCGGTCGACCGAACTGCGCCGGGTCACGACGCCGGTCGACCGTATCTTCCACAGCGAGGACCTGGAGTTGCCTGAATGGGCCGAGGACGATATCCGCGACCGCTCGCAGCGCCAGATCCATGCGGCGCTGGACGACCTGATGGCGCTGCAGGACCGCGCCCGCGCGCTGCAGGATGAGCTGGCGTCGGGCCAGGCCGAGGAGACCAACCGGCGCCTCTATACCGTGTCGATCGTGACCACGCTGATGCTGCCGGCGACGTTCGTCACCGGGTTCTTCGGCATGAATACCGGCGGGATGTTCCTGGCCTCGGGCGCGTTCGGCACGGTCGAGGCCGGCTTCGTGTGCGCGCTGTTCATGGGCATCACGTGGCTGCTTCTCAAATTCGCCAAACTGCTCTGA
- a CDS encoding nucleoside deaminase: MHDGPHAQMMSDGVTSHDLALLRRAIALSADARAQGRHPFAALVADGQGRVVSIAINNALPPDGDPTQHAELRAVSQAARILSPEAMADCTLYTSAEPCCMCAGAVYWGNIRRVVYALSEHGLLALTGAHPENPTFSLPCREVFARGQHPVAVLGPMLEDEAARPHAGFWCEAAGAA; the protein is encoded by the coding sequence ATGCATGACGGCCCGCACGCCCAGATGATGTCCGACGGGGTGACGTCCCACGACCTGGCATTGCTGCGCCGGGCGATCGCCCTGTCGGCCGATGCGCGGGCGCAGGGACGGCACCCGTTCGCCGCCCTGGTGGCCGACGGCCAGGGGCGGGTCGTCAGCATCGCCATCAATAATGCGCTGCCGCCCGACGGCGACCCCACGCAGCATGCCGAACTGCGCGCCGTGTCCCAGGCGGCGCGGATCCTTTCGCCCGAGGCGATGGCGGATTGCACGCTCTATACCAGCGCCGAGCCGTGCTGCATGTGCGCGGGCGCCGTCTATTGGGGCAATATCCGCCGCGTGGTCTACGCGCTGTCGGAACACGGGCTGCTGGCGCTGACCGGCGCGCATCCGGAAAATCCGACCTTCTCGCTGCCCTGCCGCGAGGTGTTCGCGCGCGGGCAGCACCCGGTTGCCGTCCTGGGCCCGATGCTGGAGGACGAGGCCGCGCGCCCGCATGCGGGCTTCTGGTGCGAGGCCGCGGGCGCGGCCTGA
- a CDS encoding DUF3597 domain-containing protein — translation MSILGSILSTIFGHAASPTPAATPAPDAAAPAAQAAPAAPTAQPAPAQPVDVAAILTEMAAKAPQPLNWRQSIVDLLKLLGLDSSLAARKQLAGELHYAGDTDDTASMNIWLHRQVMQKLAENGGKVPQDLT, via the coding sequence ATGAGCATCCTGGGTTCGATCCTTTCGACGATCTTCGGCCATGCGGCGTCCCCGACGCCCGCGGCCACGCCCGCCCCCGACGCCGCGGCCCCCGCCGCGCAGGCCGCCCCCGCGGCGCCGACGGCGCAGCCTGCTCCCGCGCAACCGGTTGATGTCGCCGCCATCCTGACCGAGATGGCCGCCAAGGCGCCGCAGCCGCTGAACTGGCGGCAATCGATCGTCGACCTGCTGAAGCTGCTGGGGCTGGACAGTTCGCTGGCCGCGCGCAAGCAACTGGCCGGGGAACTGCATTATGCCGGCGACACCGACGATACGGCGTCGATGAATATCTGGCTGCACAGGCAGGTCATGCAGAAGCTGGCCGAAAATGGCGGCAAGGTTCCGCAGGACCTGACCTGA